The Anaerotignum propionicum DSM 1682 sequence CAGCTTTTATCTATCATTGGGAAACGTTATTCATGGAATCTTCCCATTCCCAAATGGATCTACAGCAAGGCCTTTCGCTACGGCTTTTTGACCTTTTTTCTGGTTATGTTTTTCCAAATGCTGTTCTCCAGCTATTTGGTGTTTGCAGGCACAAATAGCCTTAAAGAAGTAGTTACCCTTCTTTGGAGTTTTTCTCTGCCATGGAGCTTTGCTTCCTCATCCGCCCCTGTGGCAAATTGGGTGAAGCAGTTCGCCTTTGGCTTTTACAGCGTCATGCTGACTTCAACATCATTAGGCTTGATTACCATGTTTCTGTTTCGACCCCGCACTTGGTGTGTCTATTGCCCCATGGGTACCATGACACAACTGATATGTAAGGCAAAATACAAAGAGTAATTTTGTATCCCTCTTATTTGGGCATCATTTTTTTATGGTGCCCTAAACTATTTCAAATCACACTCTATATTTTATTGAAGAAGAGCATAAAGATCTTTTTTGTCTAATAAATGAATACAGCCACGCCCCACAGAAATCAGCTCTTTTTCCTTCATTCTTTTTAAGGTACGGCTGACAGCCTCTCTGGCACTGCCTATATTCTCTGCAATTTCCTCTTGGGTCAAATGCAGAGTATCACTTTTTCTCTGACTGCTTTCGTCCAACAGATAGGACGCAAGCCTTTGTTCCAAATTTAAGAACATCATCTGCTGTACCCCTTCCACCAAAGAGGACATCCGCTCCATCATCAGCTCAAGGGAGAAGTTTTTCACATAAATATTTTCTTGCTCTACCTTAGCAAAAACATCTGTGGGCAATAGCAAAAGGCTGCAATCCTCAGAAGCCTCAACCTCGACGTCAAAGGTAATTTGAGACATAGCGCAGGACATGGTCAGCATACAAAACTCGCCCTCTCTCAAACGAAAAATTGTTGCTTTTTTGCCTTCTTCGGATGTTAAATATGCCCGTACACCACCCTTCAGCACCAACACCATACCCAAGGAGCCTTTCGCAGGGGTATAAATTAAATCACCAACCTGAAATTCCAAAGTCCGCATATTTTTGCGTAAATAGTCCTTTTCTTCCCCCGTTAAGTTAGGGAAAAACGGAAGCATTTCTATTTGATTGGGAACCATAGGAGCCCTCCTTTTCCTTTTAAAAACCATCTACTTTTGATTTTATGTTATTGTTTAAAAATTGTCAACGCCGCTCCTTGACGGAAAAGCAACTACGTGCTAAAATCCAGCCATATCCAATGGGAGGTACAAAAGATGAATGTAAAATTAGACGCAATACAAGCCTTACCTATTTTCAGAAACATTACCAAAGAAGGATTGCAAACCATGGTGGATTGTTTCTGTGCAGAATTTATTTCTGTAAAAAAGGGTGAACCCATAAAAACTGAACAGAACCGCACCCTCTGCCTGATTGAGGGGGCAGTGACAGGGCTGAAAAAAGGAATCCTTTCCCCTGCACCTACAGAAGAAAATCCATATGTTTCCATTGAAGATAGTCAGCTCTTCACTTTGGATAGCCATATGCTCCTCTATCCTTGTTATGGCTGTTGTTTTTTTCATGCCCAGCTTTTGCAAAATATGCGTGAGGATGGAGTTAATTTGATTGCTTTGGAAAATGCATAGATTATTTTATCTATTGATAACTACGGGAAATAAAAAGACATTTCCTTGTCATTCTATTCCACAGAAAG is a genomic window containing:
- a CDS encoding Crp/Fnr family transcriptional regulator — translated: MVPNQIEMLPFFPNLTGEEKDYLRKNMRTLEFQVGDLIYTPAKGSLGMVLVLKGGVRAYLTSEEGKKATIFRLREGEFCMLTMSCAMSQITFDVEVEASEDCSLLLLPTDVFAKVEQENIYVKNFSLELMMERMSSLVEGVQQMMFLNLEQRLASYLLDESSQRKSDTLHLTQEEIAENIGSAREAVSRTLKRMKEKELISVGRGCIHLLDKKDLYALLQ